In Bythopirellula goksoeyrii, a single window of DNA contains:
- a CDS encoding AI-2E family transporter, protein MPVISTTNPPQERCENGVNGTVELHASAAPNSGDSSDTKEELASAVRSWDIKDALLATLAVLAVFYTIYFTRSILFPITLAVLLNLVFKPIVLRLQHFHIPAVASATLILVTFATTVALGVWLLWEPANERIAQFNSPSYYARLTENLKPLQKPLGDLNKASKKIDEITSGSGDKPIKVQEVQPQLGNMLNLTGGFVASSVIMFVLLFFLLAGGDRFLEKLVELMPTFRDKRRVVELSREVQQRMANYLFTISAINVGLGVAIGIGMWAIDLPNPVLWGVMGALLNFIPFAGSALGAFIVFLEGITAFNNLGQAALAPLVYVSLNALEANFVTPAMLGRTISLNPVMVVLAIFFWGWLWGIGGVLLAVPLLVALKIFFDQSQVLAPLGTFLER, encoded by the coding sequence ATGCCTGTTATTTCAACCACGAACCCGCCTCAAGAGCGTTGCGAAAATGGCGTGAATGGAACAGTAGAATTACACGCTTCTGCGGCACCGAATTCCGGCGATTCTTCCGATACCAAAGAAGAGTTAGCTAGCGCTGTTCGGAGCTGGGACATCAAAGATGCGTTGCTCGCCACTTTAGCCGTTCTGGCTGTTTTTTATACGATTTACTTTACTCGCTCGATTCTGTTCCCAATAACGCTGGCCGTGTTGCTCAATCTGGTATTCAAGCCCATTGTTTTACGCTTACAACACTTCCACATTCCGGCGGTCGCCAGTGCGACACTCATACTAGTAACCTTCGCGACGACGGTTGCCCTAGGTGTGTGGTTGCTGTGGGAACCGGCCAATGAGCGAATCGCTCAATTCAATTCGCCGAGCTACTATGCCCGATTAACGGAAAATCTCAAGCCGCTGCAAAAGCCGTTAGGCGACCTCAACAAAGCAAGTAAGAAGATCGACGAAATTACGAGTGGTTCAGGCGATAAACCGATTAAGGTCCAAGAAGTGCAACCCCAACTCGGCAATATGCTAAACCTAACGGGAGGGTTTGTCGCCAGTTCAGTGATTATGTTCGTCCTTCTCTTTTTCCTGCTGGCCGGAGGAGATCGATTCCTAGAAAAGCTTGTCGAATTGATGCCGACATTTAGGGATAAACGGCGGGTCGTGGAGCTTTCACGGGAAGTTCAGCAACGCATGGCAAACTACCTGTTCACTATTTCTGCGATCAATGTGGGCTTGGGTGTCGCTATTGGCATCGGCATGTGGGCGATCGATTTGCCAAATCCAGTTCTTTGGGGTGTGATGGGGGCTCTGTTGAACTTCATTCCGTTTGCTGGATCAGCCTTAGGAGCATTTATCGTGTTTCTAGAAGGAATCACCGCGTTCAACAATCTTGGACAAGCTGCGTTGGCTCCATTGGTCTACGTCAGTCTTAACGCCTTAGAAGCCAACTTCGTCACACCGGCGATGCTTGGTAGAACCATCAGCCTCAATCCCGTCATGGTTGTGTTGGCCATCTTTTTTTGGGGATGGCTCTGGGGAATCGGGGGGGTATTATTGGCCGTTCCACTTTTAGTTGCACTCAAGATATTTTTCGATCAATCGCAAGTATTAGCGCCCCTTGGCACTTTTTTGGAGAGGTAA
- a CDS encoding CsbD family protein, producing MATQEQLTGNWKQLKGLIKEHWGQLTDDELQEVQGDLDQLVGLIQQKTGLAKAKIQSVVEDLSEQCTGVFGHAKEVAREYMGQANESVSDAAEQMRERVREGYSGAEQLVQRRPAESVAVAFGTGLIAGVIVGLVLRSR from the coding sequence GTGGCAACTCAAGAACAACTAACCGGCAACTGGAAGCAACTCAAAGGGCTCATCAAGGAGCATTGGGGACAGTTGACCGACGATGAATTACAGGAAGTCCAAGGCGACCTTGATCAACTCGTAGGATTGATTCAACAAAAGACAGGTCTAGCCAAAGCAAAGATACAGAGCGTTGTTGAAGATCTAAGCGAGCAATGCACCGGTGTGTTTGGTCATGCGAAAGAAGTGGCGCGAGAATATATGGGACAAGCGAATGAGTCCGTAAGCGACGCCGCTGAACAGATGCGCGAGCGAGTTCGCGAAGGCTATTCCGGCGCTGAGCAGTTAGTACAGCGTCGTCCTGCTGAATCGGTGGCGGTTGCCTTTGGTACCGGTTTGATTGCGGGAGTTATCGTTGGCCTAGTGCTTCGGTCACGCTAA
- a CDS encoding phage holin family protein, with protein MNNSNGASGKASQPHVTKSFSKLAHDAIELAELQVKLFKLDSRDAGRDMRATMILSAIGLVLLLACLPVVLLAGAEALVEYSQWSHFEALSIVAAGSLVLCVILGAISWWKLKKGLTSWQRSNEELSRNVAWLKSTLSNNSQATSKTQAATSRI; from the coding sequence ATGAATAATAGCAATGGAGCTTCAGGAAAAGCGTCACAGCCTCATGTGACTAAGAGCTTTTCTAAATTGGCGCACGATGCCATCGAACTGGCTGAACTTCAGGTCAAGTTGTTTAAGCTTGACTCCCGCGACGCTGGGCGCGACATGCGTGCCACCATGATTTTGTCTGCCATAGGACTTGTGCTGTTACTCGCCTGCCTACCTGTAGTTCTTCTTGCTGGTGCGGAGGCCTTGGTTGAATACTCCCAGTGGTCACATTTTGAAGCCTTAAGCATAGTGGCTGCGGGCAGTCTCGTGTTGTGTGTCATTTTAGGGGCTATTAGTTGGTGGAAGCTCAAAAAAGGACTCACCTCCTGGCAACGCTCGAATGAAGAGCTGAGTAGAAATGTCGCCTGGCTAAAGTCAACACTTTCGAACAACAGTCAAGCGACGTCAAAGACTCAAGCTGCGACGTCTCGAATTTGA
- a CDS encoding general stress protein translates to MNKTSQEKERPVRAGVFETLAKAEQAFNSLTDAGFTQEELTVICSNELQQKHFPSPVSKEGDPTSANAAATGSLLGGILGGLTAAAGLATVAGIPVVIAGSLASALTGGTVGGLTGMMVDRGFDKEAADYYDQAVTEGKILIAVEPSDAKPNRLETAAKLLRDAGAEPLSLLEG, encoded by the coding sequence ATGAATAAAACATCTCAAGAGAAAGAACGTCCGGTTCGTGCCGGAGTATTCGAGACGCTCGCGAAAGCAGAGCAAGCCTTCAATTCGCTAACCGATGCTGGCTTCACTCAAGAAGAGCTAACCGTTATTTGCAGCAACGAACTGCAGCAGAAACACTTTCCATCGCCAGTTTCGAAAGAAGGAGATCCCACCTCAGCCAACGCGGCAGCAACTGGAAGCTTACTGGGAGGTATCTTGGGTGGGTTAACAGCAGCCGCTGGATTGGCAACCGTCGCCGGGATACCAGTTGTCATCGCCGGCTCACTGGCAAGTGCATTAACCGGAGGCACCGTCGGCGGTTTAACAGGAATGATGGTCGATCGCGGCTTCGACAAAGAAGCGGCTGATTATTACGATCAAGCGGTCACCGAAGGCAAGATCTTGATAGCAGTCGAACCCAGCGATGCCAAACCAAACCGACTAGAAACCGCTGCAAAGTTATTGCGCGACGCTGGTGCTGAACCTCTGTCGCTGCTGGAAGGCTGA